Proteins encoded together in one Bos indicus isolate NIAB-ARS_2022 breed Sahiwal x Tharparkar chromosome 3, NIAB-ARS_B.indTharparkar_mat_pri_1.0, whole genome shotgun sequence window:
- the LOC109555916 gene encoding monocarboxylate transporter 1-like, with product MPPSNGGPAGYTPPDGGWGWAVVVGAFISIGFACAFGKSISVFYKEIGEIFKASTSEVSWLSSIVFAVMYAGGPISSVLVNKYGSRPVMILGGCLSGCGLIAASFCSTVMQLYLCIGVIVGLGLAFNLNPALTIIGKYFYKKRPLASGLAMAGSPVFLSAMAPLNQALFATFGWRGSFLILGGLLLNCCVAGALMRPIGPKPTTTEKEKSKEFLQEAGKCDTNKGAGNPKTGVNGGNSPKEKQSLFQRVNKLLDLSLLKHRGFLLYLSGNMIVSFGVATPLVFISNYAKSQRYSNEKAAFLLSILAFVDMVARPCMGFVANTKWVRPWIQYFLAASITMNGVCHMLVPLSSSYIGFCVYSGVLGFAFGWFGAVLFETLMDLVGPQRFSSAVGLVTIVECCPVLLGPPVLGRLNDIYGDYKYTYWACGIILIVSGIYLFIGLGINYRLEAEEQKAEEKQKKESKEMQPKEVIQATQSPELKGTAEGPKEEEL from the exons ATGCCACCATCAAATGGAGGTCCAGCTGGATATACCCCACCAgatggaggctgggggtgggcagtggtAGTTGGAGCTTTCATTTCCATTGGCTTCGCTTGTGCATTTGGCAAATCTATTAGTGTATTTTACAAAGAAATTGGAGAAATATTTAAAGCCAGCACCAGCGAAGTGTCATGGTTATCTTCCATCGTGTTTGCTGTCATGTATGCTGGAG GTCCTATCAGCAGTGTCCTGGTGAATAAATATGGCAGTCGCCCCGTCATGATTCTTGGTGGCTGCTTGTCAGGCTGTGGCTTGATTGCAGCTTCCTTCTGTAGCACTGTGATGCAACTTTACCTTTGTATCGGAGTTATTGTAG gtcTTGGGCTTGCCTTCAACTTAAATCCAGCTTTGACCATCATTGGCAAGTATTTCTACAAGAAGCGGCCGTTAGCAAGTGGACTAGCCATGGCAGGCAGCCCTGTGTTCCTCTCTGCCATGGCCCCCCTCAACCAGGCTCTTTTTGCTACCTTTGGCTGGAGAGGAAGCTTCCTAATTCTGGGGGGCCTCCTACTAAACTGCTGTGTGGCTGGAGCCCTGATGAGACCAATAGGGCCCAAGCCAACCACTACAGAGAAAGAGAAGTCTAAAGAATTCCTTCAGGAAGCTGGAAAATGTGATACAAACAAGGGGGCAGGTAATCCAAAGACAGGAGTTAATGGCGGAAACTCCCCAAAGGAGAAACAATCACTTTTTCAAAGAGTTAACAAACTTTTGGACCTGTCCCTGTTGAAGCACAGAGGCTTCCTGCTGTACCTCTCTGGGAATATGATCGTGTCTTTTGGGGTGGCTACGCCTTTAGTCTTTATTAGCAATTACGCCAAGAGTCAACGTTACTCTAATGAGAAGgctgccttccttctttccattctGGCTTTTGTTGACATGGTAGCCAGACCTTGTATGGGATTTGTAGCCAACACAAAGTGGGTAAGACCATGGATTCAGTACTTTTTGGCTGCTTCTATTACCATGAACGGAGTATGTCATATGCTAGTACCTTTATCTTCCAGCTACATAGGGTTCTGTGTCTACTCGGGAGTCCTTGGATTTGCTTTTGGGTGGTTTGGTGCCGTACTGTTTGAAACGCTGATGGACcttgtgggaccccagagattcTCCAGTGCTGTGGGATTGGTGACCATTGTGGAGTGCTGTCCTGTCCTCCTGGGACCACCAGTTTTAG GTCGTCTCAATGACATATATGGAGACTATAAATACACATATTGGGCATGTGGCATAATCCTTATTGTCTCTGGCATCTATCTCTTCATCGGCCTGGGCATCAATTACCGACTTGAGGCTGAAGaacaaaaggcagaagagaaacagaaaaaggaaagtaaagagaTGCAACCAAAGGAAGTTATTCAAGCTACTCAGTCTCCAGAACTGAAAGGCACAGCAGAAGGACCAAAAGAGGAGGAACTCTGA